From Falco naumanni isolate bFalNau1 unplaced genomic scaffold, bFalNau1.pat scaffold_215_arrow_pat_ctg1, whole genome shotgun sequence:
CCCGGAGAGGGGGGGACCCCCAGGACCCTAAAGAGGGGGGAGTGCGGAGACCCCTGGGATCTCGGAGAGGGGGGGGATCCTGGAGAGGGAGAGACTCCCAGGACCCCTGGGACCCTGGAGACAGAGGACCCCCCAAGACAGCAAGGGAGGGGGAACCTGGAGAgtgagacccccccccccccagggatgCCCAGAGAGGGGGGGGACCCCCGAGACCCCCAAGAGTGGGACCCCTGAGGCTCCTGAGACCCCAGAGATTGGGACCCCTGAGACCTCCAGGACTCCAGAGCAGGGGGGAGCCtggagggtggggggacacCCACGGAGcaggggacccccagccccagtgccccATAGCCCCCCATGGCCCCAGGACAGTGGGGTGAGCAGGAGCAtcgccccccccgccccccccccctcaaactttgccccccccccaggtgaCGGGGACAGGAGACCCCAGAgctctttccttccccacccctgtGGGACCCCTTTTTGGGGTTGGTggtccctgcctcagtttccccctgTAGAACACAGCGGGGGAAATGCCTTGAGTGGGCGGGTGTTGTCTGGGTGTTGTGTTGGGTGGCTTTTGGGCTGAGAACGAGGGATTTTGGGGCTAAGCCACAGCCAAGGaccttgcccttgcccttgtCCTGGTCTGGGGACACGaagctgctccttcccttcccGTAACCACGTTCCCCAAGTGGGACaagctccttccttcccccccacctccctttcGAGGATGCCCCACATCTTGGCTCTGTCTTGGTGCTTTGGAGGGTCTGATGGGATCTGTCTTGGGTTTTGGAGGGTCTTACGGGCTCTGTCTTGGGTTTTGGAGGGTCTTATGGGCTCTGTCTTGGGTTTTGGAGGGTCTTACGGGCTCTGTCTTGGGTTTTGGAGGGTCTTACGGGCTCTGTCTTGGGTTTTGGAGGGTCTAATGGGCTCTGTCTTGGGTTTTGGAGGGTCTTACGGGCTCTGTCttgggttttggagggttttgtgGGCTCTGTCTTGGGTTTTGGAGGGTCTTATGGGCTCTGTCTTGGGTTTTGGAGGGTCTTATGGGCTCTATCATGGGTTTTGAAGGGTTTTGTGGGCTCTAGCttgggttttggagggttttgtgGGCTCTATCTTGGGTTTTGGAGGGTCTTATGGGCTCTATCttgggttttggagggttttgtgggctctgtcttgggttttggagggttttgtgGGCTCTATTttgggttttggagggttttgtgGGCTCCAGCttgggttttggagggttttgtgGGCTATATCTTGGGTTTTGGAGGGTCTTATGGGCTCTATCttgggttttggagggttttgtgGGCTCTAGCttgggttttggagggttttgtgGGCTCTATTttgggttttggagggttttgtgGGCTCTATCttgggttttggagggttttgtgGGCTCTAGCttgggttttggagggttttgtgGGCTCTATCTCgggttttggagggttttgtgGGCTCTATCttgggttttggagggttttgtgggctctgtcttgggttttggagggttttgtgGGCTCTATCttgggttttggagggttttgtgGGCTCTAGCTTGGGGTTTGGAGGGTCTTATGGGCTCTGTCttgggttttggagggttttgtgGGCTCTGTCTTGGGTTTTGGAGGGTCTTATGGGCTCTATCttgggttttggagggttttgtgGGCTATGTCttgggttttggagggttttgtgGGCTCTATCttgggttttggagggttttgtgGGCTATATCTTGGGTTATGGAGCATTTTATGGGCTCTGTCttgggttttggagggttttgtgGGCTCTATTttgggttttggagggttttgtgGGCTCTGTCTCgggttttggagggttttaTGGGATCTGTCTCGGGTTTTGGAGGTTTTATGGGCTCTGTCTTGGGTTTTGGAGGGTCTTATGGGCTCTGTCttgggttttggagggttttgtgGGCTATATCttgggttttggagggttttgtgGGGTCTATCTTGGGTTTTGGAGGGTCTGATGGGCTCTATCttgggttttggagggttttgtgGGCTCTATCTTGGGTTTTGGAGGGTCTTATGGGCTCTGTCTTGGGTTTTGGAGGGTCTTATGGGCTCTATCttgggttttggagggttttgtgGGCTCTATCTTGGGTTTTGGAGGGTCTTACGGGCTCTGTCTTGGGTTTTGGAGGGTCTTACGGGTTCTGTCttgggttttggagggttttgtgGGCTCTATCATGGGTTTTGAAGGGTTTTGTGGGCTCTAGCttgggttttggagggttttgtgGGCTCTATCTTGGGTTTTGGAGGGTCTTACGGGCTCTGTCttgggttttggagggttttgtgGGCTCTATCttgggttttggagggttttgtgGGCTCTATCttgggttttggagggttttgtgGGCTATATCTTGGGTTATGGAGCATTTTATGGGCTCTATCttgggttttggagggttttgtgGGCTCTATCttgggttttggagggttttgtgggctctgtcttgggttttggagggttttgtgGGCTCTATCTTGGGTTTTGGAGGGGTTTGTGGGCTCTATTttgggttttggagggttttgtgGGCTCTGTCTCgggttttggagggttttaTGGGATCTGTCTCGGGTTTTGGAGGTTTTATGGGCTCTGTCTTGGGTTTTGGAGCATTTTATGGGCGCTGTCTTGGGTTTTGGAGGTTTTTACAGGCTGTATCTTGAGGGTTTTATGGACACAAGATGGTGCCGGTGTCCTGCCTGTTGATTTCCCAGTAGGGATGGACTCGGGCAGGAGCAACCCACAAGCCGGGAAGGTGCTCACAGCTTGTTTCCCTCCCCCCTGCTCCTCAAACCAGGATCTGCCGCTCCCAAACCTTGGCCAGGTCACGGAGGAGGCTGCGAGGAAGAGGAGATGCTACGAGATAGCCAGGCAGGTGAGGAGGAATTCACTCGACCTTCCGTCCTgtcttctcctccctcttccaGCCGGGCGTTGCTCCTGCGTGTAGGACAGCCCCGTTGCTGACGCCGTCCTCCCGGCGACAGATCTGGGAGgatctccttccccttccctctggcATGGATTCAAATCCCGTTCCTGTTCCTTCCTCCAGCCGGCATGGAGGCGGGGATGGAGAAGGCGGAGGAGAAACCCCACCGGCAGGGCCGTGCGGGGGAAGCCCTTTTGAAGGGCTCCGTGGAGCAGGAGGTCAAGGGGGGGGAGAAGCCAAGAAGATGCCCCACGGGAAGAGGTTGCCAACCCACCCCGCGAAGCTCCGAGGAGGAAAGACCCACCATCTGCGAGGAATGCGGCCGGAGCTTCAGCCGGAGCTCGAACCTGGTGGTCCACCAGCGGTTGCACGCGGGCGAGAAGCCCTACAAGTGCTTGGAGTGCGGGAAGAGCTTCAGCCGGAGCTCCCACCTCATCACCCACCAACGTCTACACACCGGGGAGAAACCCTACAAGTGTCCCGAGTGCGGGAAGAGCTTCAGCGACAGCTCCACCCTCATCACCCACCAACGCTTGCACACCGGCGAGAAGCCCTACAAATGCCCCGACTGCGGGAAGGGCTTCAACCAGAGCTCCAACCTCACGTCCCACCAACGCACCCACACCGGGGAAAGACCCTACAAGTGCCCCGAGTGTGGGAAGAGCTTCAGCGTCAGCTCCTACCTGATCCGCCACCAGAAGATCCACACC
This genomic window contains:
- the LOC121082051 gene encoding zinc finger protein 239-like — translated: MLRDSQAAGMEAGMEKAEEKPHRQGRAGEALLKGSVEQEVKGGEKPRRCPTGRGCQPTPRSSEEERPTICEECGRSFSRSSNLVVHQRLHAGEKPYKCLECGKSFSRSSHLITHQRLHTGEKPYKCPECGKSFSDSSTLITHQRLHTGEKPYKCPDCGKGFNQSSNLTSHQRTHTGERPYKCPECGKSFSVSSYLIRHQKIHTGERPYKCEECEKTFSQSSSLIIHQRVHTGEKPYRCVDCGKWFRNSSDLIRHQRTHTGERPYRCPDCGKSFNRSSNLMTHQRIHTGEKPYECPECGRSFTVSSALIKHQRTHREGKPYECPDCGKSFIRCSNFITHRRTHVG